A portion of the Salarias fasciatus chromosome 15, fSalaFa1.1, whole genome shotgun sequence genome contains these proteins:
- the LOC115401359 gene encoding uncharacterized protein LOC115401359: protein MENVKKPKHGFKPRGKNKPQPTPAKEKQTYCILCRKMYWTHDAQEHMHSLLHHQELGTVVGIGAFHECHACKVSAMGLDEYGQHILTAQHEANLQCLKSKNIKAISLHKTLSAETINRIVERNKQIKTVEKKAMKKKRKKLKQVAAKQLAGEQQKIGIITAPAASGARKSNQEQAGINTAVVQNKENKRSGVQRPFSLPEPFPMVESETFDPWSDEAPHQPSFGYHSLQYNSTQEKDFTDDQLPQSGAIIFGRSSQSPQPTQESSETSARPAALSKPANDEPLRDVNISSMLRHIRRVLGVREPCRAEREARKLSVTQRSAMNQPAYMSAAPAPTSLFAQSKQTASDGTPEQTRDAQENSGAAVTVSQADSERMLYNSGKVRIAHKPGKGHVNTDAKLKPTLDKLLRLSGARSKLNWSQMSSDLRKKQMKGMHRFGLEMMKHPADQQSSTQSEDLDSPLSEGFHWESLPGSPLDLLPPPEGAADADDPTEEEEEEEEDSHAVGHMEPPASAQPSFSSRTAAGLMVKMESGFGDEEFSDSSRPAKRRCDTGADGVDSENVSKRKKSNRGQDQMDQLLTVSLREEELSHTLQDLDSSLIQARDALQAAYMEVQRIVLLKQQCAVEVNRLRARRIEILQNMQGELSGSSHPPETASSSSAAVQPPSFPPPDGVPVPSSQLSPAAAPPSPVGPLQLQPSAASLSIKKEMCNLPTATPPSRSADGDPLPDVAADGSSYANAPPTTEPSAGQEEQEILEEAEDCGEAVPAEEPRPERSDAGEETEGIFSTENVVVETEPEEEESKEDRGNESDNSVEVIHSKTEIIAIEESDYEDLPEAKPDGPDGTDEPLQPGGVELSSAGTQTAQQADADSKADLIAAKAEDGETPEVSESAEDEQPSVGPFLNHTGPVNSLQVHDGLLYTCSGDNTARAYCLATRECKAVFEGHTNKINCLLVSSLPNMPTRLYTGASDQMIRAFSIKSKKCLEQIFLPDRVLCFHIAWNILYAGLANGSVFSYDLKTLKELDVFECHGPRGVSCLGTAQEGARRLLLVGSYDSTISVRDAKSGLLLRSLEGHTKTVLCLKVVNDLVFSGSSDTSVHAHNIHTGELVRIYKGHGHAVTAIVILGKVMVTACLDKLVRVYELQSHDRLQVYGGHSDMVMCMTVHKSVIYTGCYDGGVQAVKLNLMKNHRCWWQNCSLIFGIPEHLAQHLAGDHSNPNLQMMKCRWRGCSTYFATQQLIREKLPEHMQKHVEEDSSMQQ, encoded by the exons ATGGAAAACGTCAAGAAGCCAAAACATGGGTTTAAACCTCGTGGGAAGAATAAACCCCAACCTACCCCCGCGAAAGAAAAACAGACCTACTGCATTCTGTGTCGGAAGATGTACTGGACGCAT GACGCTCAGGAGCATATGCACAGCTTGCTGCACCACCAGGAGCTGGGCACTGTGGTGGGGAT CGGTGCGTTTCATGAATGCCATGCTTGCAAGGTGTCCGCCATGGGCTTGGATGAGTATGGCCAGCACATCCTGACTGCTCAGCACGAAGCCAACCTGCAATGCCTGAAGTCTAAAAATATCAAGGCCATTTCTCTGCATAAAACTCTGAGCGCAGAGACCATCAACCGCATTGTGGAGAGAAACAAGCAAATCAAGACTGTTGA gaaaaaagccatgaaaaagaaaaggaagaagctgaagcaggTGGCTGCTAAACAGCTTgcaggagagcagcagaaaatagGGATAATAACTGCGCCCGCAGCGTCAGGGGCGAGGAAATCCAACCAAGAGCAGGCAGGAATCAACACTGCTGTTGTCCAAAACAAGGAGAACAAAAGGTCGGGTGTGCAGAGACCTTTCTCCCTCCCAGAACCATTTCCAATGGTTGAAAGCGAGACGTTTGATCCTTGGTCCGATGAAGCCCCGCATCAGCCTTCCTTCGGCTACCACAGCTTGCAGTACAACAGCACACAAGAGAAGGACTTTACCGACGACCAGCTCCCTCAGAGTGGAGCCATCATCTTTGGCAGGAGTAGCCAGTCCCCTCAGCCGACGCAGGAGAGTTCAGAGACCTCGGCTCGGCCTGCTGCGTTGAGCAAGCCCGCCAACGACGAGCCTCTGCGGGATGTGAACATCAGCTCCATGCTGAGGCACATCAGGAGAGTGCTGGGCGTGAGGGAGCCGTGCCGAGCGGAGCGGGAAGCCCGTAAACTGAGCGTCACACAGAGAAGTGCGATGAACCAGCCGGCGTACATGTCCGCAGCTCCAGCACCAACTTCACTGTTTGCTCAGTCCAAACAGACGGCCTCCGACGGGACACCAGAACAGACCCGCGATGCTCAGGAGAACTCGGGAGCAGCGGTCACGGTTTCTCAGGCGGATTCTGAGCGCATGCTGTACAACTCCGGCAAGGTTCGGATCGCCCACAAACCGGGAAAAGGCCATGTGAACACAGATGCCAAACTCAAACCGACTCTGGACAAGTTGCTCCGCCTGTCGGGAGCCAGGAGTAAGCTGAACTGGAGTCAGATGTCTAGTGATCTCAGGAAGAAGCAGATGAAAGGCATGCACAG GTTTGGACTCGAGATGATGAAGCATCCGGCGGACCAGCAAAGCTCGACACAGTCAGAGGACCTGGACTCCCCTCTGTCCGAAGGTTTCCACTGGGAGTCGCTTCCAGGCAGTCCTTTAGACCTGCTGCCTCCCCCCGAAGGCGCGGCCGACGCCGACGAtcccacagaggaggaggaggaggaggaggaggattctCACGCAGTCGGACACATGGAGCCGCCCGCTTCAGCACAGCCCAGCTTcagcagccggaccgcagccgggcTCATGGTGAAGATGGAGTCTGGCTTCGGGGACGAGGAGTTTAGCGACAGCAGTCGTCCCGCCAAGAGGAGGTGCGACACTGGAGCG GATGGTGTCGATTCTGAGAATGTATCTAAAAGAAAGAAGTCAAACAGAG GCCAGGATCAAATGGACCAGCTGCTGACGGTGTctctgagggaggaggagctgagccaCACGCTGCAGGATTTGGACAGTTCTCTCATCCAGGCCCGCGACGCCCTGCAGGCCGCCTACATGGAGGTCCAACGGATCGTGCTGCTGAAACAGCAG TGTGCCGTCGAGGTCAACAGACTGCGAGCCAGACGCATCGAGATCCTGCAGAACATGCAAG GTGAGCTCTCTGGATCGTCTCATCCTCCAGAGACGGCCTCATCCTCTTCCGCTGCCGTGCAGCCGCCTTCCTTCCCTCCGCCCGACGGCGTCCCCGTTCCCTCGAGCCAGCTCTCGCCtgccgcggcgccgccgtcgCCGGTCGGcccgctccagctccagccctCTGCCGCTTCTTTATCCATAAAGAAGGAAATGTGCAATCTCCCGACGGCGACGCCTCCCAGCCGCAGTGCCGATGGGGATCCTCTCCCCGACGTCGCTGCAGACGGCTCCTCGTACGCAAACGCGCCCCCCACCACCGAGCCGTCTGCTGGACAGGAAGAGCAGGAGatcctggaggaggcggaggactgCGGAGAAGCCGTTCCAGCAGAGGAGCCGCGGCCTGAACGGAGCGACGccggagaggagacggagggaatTTTCAGCACAGAAAACGTAGTCGTAGAGACCGAACCCGAAGAAGAGGAAAGTAAAGAGGACAGAGGGAACGAGAGCGACAACTCGGTGGAGGTGATCCACTCCAAGACGGAGATCATAGCCATCGAGGAATCGGACTATGAGGACTTACCTGAGGCGAAGCCAGACGGCCCCGATGGAACCGACGAGCCGCTGCAACCCGGCGGCGTGGAGCTGAGCTCTGCGGGAACGCAGACGGCGCAGCAAGCCGACGCTGACAG caaAGCAGATCTCATCGCCGCTAAAGCAGAAGATGGCGAAACCCCTGAAG TTTCAGAGTCTGCCGAGGACGAGCAGCCGTCAGTGGGACCATTTCTGAATCACACCGGTCCCGTCAACAGCCTGCAGGTCCACGACGGCCTGCTCTACACGTGTTCCGGGGACAACACGGCGCGGGCCTACTGCCTGGCG ACCAGGGAGTGCAAAGCTGTCTTCGAAGGacacacaaataaaatcaaCTGTCTGCTGGTGTCGTCCCTCCCCAACATGCCCACGCGCCTCTACACCGGAGCCAGTGACCAGATGATCCGCGCCTTCAGCATCAAG TCTAAAAAGTGCCTGGAGCAGATCTTCCTGCCGGACAGAGTCTTGTGTTTTCACATCGCCTGGAATATTCTGTACGCCGGCCTCGCCAACGGTTCGGTCTTCAGCTATGACTTGAAG AccctgaaggagctggacgTGTTCGAGTGCCACGGCCCGCGGGGGGTGAGCTGCCTGGGCACCGCCCAGGAGGGCGcccgccgcctgctgctggtCGGGTCGTACGACAGCACCATCAGCGTGCGCGACGCCAAGAGCGGCCTGCTGCTGCGCTCCCTGGAGGGCCACACCAAGACCGTGCTCTGCCTGAAG GTGGTGAACGACCTGGTCTTCAGCGGCTCCAGCGACACGTCGGTTCACGCGCACAATATTCAC ACTGGCGAGCTGGTTCGTATCTACAAGGGCCACGGCCACGCCGTCACGGCCATCGTCATCCTGGGGAAGGTGATGGTGACGGCCTGCTTGGATAAACTGGTTCGGGTTTATGAGCTGCAG TCTCACGACCGCCTGCAGGTCTACGGCGGCCACAGCGACATGGTGATGTGCATGACTGTCCATAAGAGCGTG ATCTACACAGGCTGTTATGACGGCGGCGTCCAGGCCGTCAAGCTCAACTTGATGAAGAACCACCGCTGCTGG TGGCAGAACTGCTCCCTGATCTTCGGCATCCCCGAACACCTGGCGCAGCACCTCGCCGGAGACCACAGCAATCCAAACCTGCAGATGATGAAATGTCGCTGGAGAGGCTGCAGCACGTACTTTGCAACGCAGCAGCTGATAAGAGAG AAGTTGCCTGAACACATGCAGAAACACGTGGAGGAAGACAGCAGCATGCAGCAGTGA